The window GCGCGGGCGCCTTCGGTGCGGGCGCGCTCGGCGCCGACGCACCGGTGCCCGGTGTCGACCCCCGCGCGTTCGGGCGCGGGAGCTCGGTGCTGCGCCCGCTGATGGGCCGGCGCTCCGGCCGTCCCGAGGCCTCCGCGGTGCCGCGCCCGGCCGCGGCCGCCACCGGCCCGGTGGTGACCCGGCAGGCTCCGCCGCGCGGACGCCGCTTCGTCTTCGCCGCCGCCGGGGCCTTCTCGGTCGCCGCGGTGACGCTGGGCGGGGTCGGTGGCTTCGCCGCGCAGAGCGACGATCAGCACGGCACCTCGGTGAGCCCGGCCGGCAACCCCGGCCGCGGCGGCGGGTACGCCCCGATGAAGGCCCAGGTCCCGGTGGACTTCCCGGTCCGCCCGGTGGCGGCCACCCGCAGCGCGACCCCGCAGCAGATCGTGCCGGACCGGACCCCGAGCTCGGGCCTCGCCGGGCTGCACCAGGAGAACCGGTAGCGCGGACCGGCCACCGCGGCCATGGCCATCGACGGCTCTTCACCACGGCTTCATCACACTGTGGGGTCCGGATCCGACGGTGGCCATTACGCTGTAGGAACCCGTTGTCCGACGAGCTGAGGGAGCTTAGGTGTTCAGCGACGTAGGCGGACTGGAGATCCTGACTCTGGTCATCATGGCCATCGTGATTTTCGGTCCGGACAAGCTGCCGAAGCTGATCCAGGACACCATGGGCTTCATCAAGAAGGTCCGCTCCTTCGCCGACTCGGCCAAGGAGGACATCCGCAGCGAGCTGGGCCCGGAGTTCAAGGACTTCGAGTTCGAGGACCTCCACCCCAAGACCTTCGTCCGCAAGCAGCTCATGGGCGGCCAGGACGACCCGCTGGGCCTCAAGGAGATGCGGAACAGCCTGGACATCCGCTCGGTGCTGGACGACAAGCCCGCCGCCGCCGTGAACGGCTACGGGCGCGCCGGCACGGTCAGCATGGACAAGTCCGCCGCGGTGGCCCCGGCCTCCGCCGGCGCCGCGCTCCAGCCCGGCGAGCGCCCTCCGTTCGACCCCGACGCCACCTGATCCCGCGTCGCTC of the Kitasatospora sp. NBC_01246 genome contains:
- a CDS encoding sec-independent translocase, giving the protein MFSDVGGLEILTLVIMAIVIFGPDKLPKLIQDTMGFIKKVRSFADSAKEDIRSELGPEFKDFEFEDLHPKTFVRKQLMGGQDDPLGLKEMRNSLDIRSVLDDKPAAAVNGYGRAGTVSMDKSAAVAPASAGAALQPGERPPFDPDAT